A section of the Streptomyces sp. Je 1-369 genome encodes:
- a CDS encoding LysR family transcriptional regulator, whose protein sequence is MRVTQSSGAGGLDLNLLVALDVLLEEQSVSGAARRLHLSEPAMSRTLGRIRKALGDPVLVRAGRQMVPTPHALAVQAEVSAVVERARALFAGPGAVDLRTVSRTLSILGSDAIAAAYGPALFARAAEEAPGVRLRFLGESHVDEPMLRQGTADLELGVIDTTAPEVLVEKIREDRMIGLARPGHPLLKGKLTARRFAEADHVTVSRRGRLSGPLDAALAELGLGRRVVGSMATFSSSVFVLLRTDLVGLAASWTRPLSEALGLVTFEVPVDLPSLPLGMAWHPRHDADPAHAWLRACARDLLMATSPAAPPPPWTAAPPTPGSDPARPGAGP, encoded by the coding sequence ATGCGTGTGACGCAATCCAGTGGTGCGGGCGGCCTCGATCTCAATCTGCTGGTCGCCCTCGACGTCCTCCTCGAGGAGCAGAGCGTGTCCGGCGCGGCCCGCAGACTGCATCTGTCGGAGCCCGCGATGAGCCGCACCCTCGGCCGCATCCGCAAGGCTCTCGGCGACCCCGTCCTCGTACGGGCCGGGCGCCAGATGGTGCCGACGCCGCACGCGCTGGCGGTGCAGGCGGAGGTGAGCGCGGTGGTCGAGCGGGCCCGCGCGCTCTTCGCCGGGCCCGGCGCCGTCGACCTGCGCACGGTCTCCCGGACCCTCTCGATCCTCGGCTCCGACGCGATCGCCGCCGCGTACGGCCCCGCGCTCTTCGCCCGCGCCGCCGAGGAGGCCCCCGGCGTACGGCTCCGCTTCCTCGGCGAGAGTCACGTCGACGAACCCATGCTGCGGCAGGGCACCGCCGATCTGGAGCTCGGCGTGATCGATACGACGGCGCCCGAGGTGCTCGTGGAGAAGATCCGTGAGGACCGGATGATCGGCCTGGCACGGCCCGGGCACCCCTTGCTGAAGGGGAAGTTGACGGCCCGACGGTTCGCCGAGGCCGACCATGTGACCGTCTCGCGCAGAGGGCGCCTGTCGGGGCCGCTGGACGCCGCCCTCGCCGAACTCGGCCTGGGCAGACGGGTGGTGGGCAGTATGGCGACGTTCTCGTCGTCCGTCTTCGTGCTGCTGCGCACGGACCTGGTGGGCCTGGCCGCGTCATGGACCCGCCCCCTCTCGGAGGCCCTGGGGCTGGTCACCTTCGAGGTCCCGGTGGACCTGCCGTCCCTCCCGCTGGGCATGGCCTGGCACCCCCGCCACGACGCGGACCCGGCGCACGCGTGGCTGCGGGCGTGCGCGCGGGACCTCCTCATGGCTACGTCGCCCGCAGCGCCGCCGCCTCCTTGGACAGCTGCACCGCCGACGCCAGGCTCAGACCCGGCTCGGCCTGGCGCAGGGCCCTGA
- a CDS encoding aldehyde dehydrogenase family protein — protein MTGTEGKRDVSAQKTIHVDGEWRAATSGATREILDPADAKPFAVIAEGGSEDADAAIAAARKAFDEGPWPATPVADRAALLRRVADLLVRDREEIGLLESRDAGKTLEEGRVDVDCVADAFRYFADLVIGEGAGRVVDAGSDDIHSVVVHEPIGVCTMITPWNYPLLQASWKIAPALAAGNTFVIKPSEITPLTTVALIELLVEAGLPAGVANIVTGPGHTVGARLADHPDVDLVSFTGGLVSGTKVAQAAALGVKKVALELGGKNPNVVFADACATEEGFDTAVDQALNAAFIHSGQVCSAGGRLIIEESVRERFVAELARRAAKIKLGRGTEDGVECGPLVSRQQREKTEMYVASALEEGAVLRSGGKRPEPSDVRPAEGYFYEPTVLDQCHREMKVVREEVFGPVLSVETFRTEDEAVALANDTEYGLAGAVWTSDQGRASRMARRMRHGTIWINDFHPYLPQAEWGGFGKSGVGRELGPAGLAEYRESKHIYQNLAPAPVRWFAG, from the coding sequence ATGACAGGAACGGAAGGCAAACGCGACGTGTCCGCACAAAAGACCATCCACGTGGACGGAGAGTGGCGTGCCGCCACCTCCGGCGCCACCCGCGAGATCCTCGACCCGGCGGACGCCAAGCCGTTCGCCGTGATCGCCGAGGGCGGATCGGAAGACGCGGACGCCGCCATCGCAGCCGCCCGCAAGGCCTTCGACGAGGGCCCCTGGCCGGCCACGCCCGTGGCCGATCGCGCCGCTCTGCTGCGCCGCGTCGCCGACCTCCTCGTGCGCGACCGCGAGGAGATCGGCCTCCTGGAGAGCCGTGACGCGGGCAAGACCCTCGAAGAGGGCCGCGTCGACGTGGACTGCGTCGCCGACGCCTTCCGTTACTTCGCCGATCTGGTGATCGGCGAGGGCGCGGGCCGTGTCGTGGACGCCGGTTCCGACGACATCCACAGCGTCGTCGTGCACGAGCCCATCGGCGTCTGCACGATGATCACGCCCTGGAACTACCCGCTGCTCCAGGCCAGCTGGAAGATCGCGCCCGCGCTCGCCGCGGGCAACACCTTCGTCATCAAGCCCAGCGAGATCACCCCGCTGACGACGGTCGCGCTCATCGAGCTGCTCGTCGAGGCGGGTCTCCCCGCCGGAGTCGCGAACATCGTGACCGGCCCCGGCCACACCGTCGGCGCCCGGCTCGCCGACCACCCCGACGTCGACCTGGTCTCCTTCACCGGCGGCCTCGTCTCCGGCACCAAGGTCGCCCAGGCCGCCGCGCTCGGCGTGAAGAAGGTCGCCCTGGAGCTCGGCGGCAAGAACCCCAACGTGGTGTTCGCCGACGCCTGCGCCACCGAGGAAGGGTTCGACACCGCCGTCGACCAGGCCCTGAACGCCGCCTTCATCCACAGCGGGCAGGTCTGCTCCGCCGGTGGCCGCCTCATCATCGAGGAATCCGTGCGCGAGCGGTTCGTCGCCGAGCTCGCCCGCCGGGCCGCGAAGATCAAGCTCGGCCGCGGCACCGAGGACGGCGTCGAGTGCGGTCCGCTCGTCTCGCGGCAGCAGCGCGAGAAGACCGAGATGTACGTCGCCTCCGCCCTGGAGGAGGGCGCGGTGCTCCGCTCCGGCGGCAAGCGCCCCGAGCCGAGCGACGTGCGCCCCGCCGAGGGGTACTTCTACGAGCCGACCGTGCTCGACCAGTGCCACCGCGAGATGAAGGTCGTACGGGAAGAGGTCTTCGGGCCCGTCCTCAGCGTCGAGACCTTCCGCACCGAGGACGAGGCCGTCGCGCTCGCCAACGACACCGAGTACGGGCTCGCGGGCGCGGTGTGGACCAGCGACCAGGGCCGCGCGAGCCGCATGGCCCGCCGGATGCGCCACGGCACGATCTGGATCAACGACTTCCACCCCTACCTTCCGCAGGCGGAGTGGGGCGGCTTCGGCAAGAGCGGCGTCGGGCGCGAGCTCGGTCCCGCGGGCCTCGCCGAGTACCGCGAGTCCAAGCACATCTACCAGAACCTGGCACCGGCACCGGTGCGCTGGTTCGCCGGCTGA
- a CDS encoding GMC family oxidoreductase produces the protein MSDQTEFDYVIVGGGTAGSVIASRLTENPDVTVAVIEGGPSDIDREDVLTLRKWLGLLGGELDYEYTTTEQPRGNSHILHSRAKVLGGCSSHNTLISFKPLPSDWDEWEAAGATGWNAKAMDPYFGKLRNNVVRVAKKDQNQIATDWVEATKTALGVPEVVGFNDKPFDEGVGFFDLSYHPENNKRSSASVAYLHPHMEAGDRPNLHLFLETWATKLELAGKTAHGVHIRTKDGAEKLFTARREVLVCAGAVDTPRLLMHSGIGPKKDLEALGIPVVHDLPGVGENLIDHPESVIVWETNGPIPGNSAMDSDAGLFVKRDPDHKGPDLMFHFYQIPFTDNPERLGYERPEHGVSMTPNIPKSRARGRLYLTSADPEVKPALDFKYFEDEGDYDGQTLVDGIKLARKVAEAEPFKKWLKREVFPGPEVTDDADISELVRKAAHTVYHPAGTCRMGASTDELAVVDPELKIRGLAGIRIADASVFPTMPAVNPMIGVLMVGEKCAEILGGDGR, from the coding sequence ATGTCTGACCAGACCGAGTTCGACTACGTCATCGTCGGTGGCGGCACCGCGGGATCGGTGATCGCGTCCCGCCTCACCGAGAACCCGGACGTCACCGTCGCCGTCATCGAGGGCGGCCCCAGCGACATCGACCGGGAGGACGTCCTCACGCTGCGCAAGTGGCTCGGCCTGCTCGGCGGCGAGCTGGACTACGAGTACACGACCACCGAGCAGCCGCGCGGCAACTCCCACATCCTGCACAGCCGCGCCAAGGTGCTCGGCGGCTGCTCGTCGCACAACACCCTGATCTCCTTCAAGCCGCTGCCGTCCGACTGGGACGAGTGGGAGGCGGCGGGCGCCACCGGCTGGAACGCCAAGGCCATGGACCCGTACTTCGGCAAGCTGCGCAACAACGTCGTACGCGTCGCCAAGAAGGACCAGAACCAGATCGCCACCGACTGGGTCGAGGCGACGAAGACCGCACTCGGCGTCCCCGAGGTCGTCGGCTTCAACGACAAGCCCTTCGACGAGGGCGTCGGCTTCTTCGACCTCTCGTACCACCCGGAGAACAACAAGCGCTCCTCCGCGTCCGTCGCCTACCTCCACCCCCACATGGAGGCCGGTGACCGCCCGAACCTCCACCTCTTCCTGGAGACCTGGGCCACCAAGCTGGAGCTGGCGGGCAAGACGGCCCACGGCGTCCACATCCGCACCAAGGACGGCGCGGAGAAGCTGTTCACCGCCCGCCGCGAGGTGCTCGTCTGCGCCGGCGCCGTCGACACGCCGAGGCTGCTCATGCACTCCGGCATCGGCCCGAAGAAGGACCTCGAAGCCCTCGGCATCCCGGTCGTCCACGACCTGCCGGGCGTCGGCGAGAACCTCATCGACCACCCCGAGTCGGTCATCGTCTGGGAGACCAACGGGCCGATCCCCGGCAACTCCGCGATGGACTCGGACGCCGGTCTGTTCGTGAAGCGGGACCCGGACCACAAGGGCCCGGACCTGATGTTCCACTTCTACCAGATCCCGTTCACCGACAATCCGGAGCGTCTCGGCTACGAACGCCCCGAGCACGGCGTGTCGATGACCCCGAACATTCCCAAGTCCCGCGCCCGCGGCCGTCTCTACCTGACGTCGGCGGACCCGGAGGTCAAGCCCGCCCTCGACTTCAAGTACTTCGAGGACGAAGGCGACTACGACGGGCAGACCCTCGTCGACGGCATCAAGCTGGCCCGCAAGGTCGCCGAGGCCGAGCCGTTCAAGAAGTGGCTCAAGCGCGAGGTCTTCCCCGGCCCCGAGGTCACCGACGACGCCGACATCAGCGAGCTCGTCCGCAAGGCCGCACACACCGTCTACCACCCGGCGGGCACCTGCCGAATGGGTGCTTCCACTGATGAACTCGCCGTGGTCGACCCGGAGCTGAAGATCCGGGGCCTGGCAGGAATCCGTATCGCGGACGCATCCGTCTTCCCGACGATGCCCGCCGTGAACCCGATGATCGGAGTACTCATGGTCGGGGAGAAATGTGCCGAGATCCTTGGTGGTGACGGCCGATGA
- a CDS encoding helix-turn-helix transcriptional regulator produces MSEQVHNRLAMVRAERKVSRQSLAEAVGAHYQTIGYIERGQYNPSLDLALKIAKYFALPVEALFSLEPFRPLTDQVYGRDQ; encoded by the coding sequence ATGAGCGAGCAAGTGCACAACAGGTTGGCGATGGTGCGCGCCGAACGAAAGGTGTCGCGTCAGAGCCTGGCCGAGGCAGTGGGAGCCCACTACCAGACCATCGGCTACATCGAGCGCGGGCAGTACAACCCGAGCCTCGACCTTGCGTTGAAGATCGCGAAGTACTTCGCGCTGCCGGTCGAGGCCCTGTTCTCCCTCGAACCGTTTCGCCCGCTCACGGATCAGGTCTACGGGAGGGATCAATGA
- a CDS encoding quaternary amine ABC transporter ATP-binding protein: MSEATVTTTDQDETPAGGPVFAVKNLWKVFGPKAERIPDDTSLHGLSPAELRERTGCTAAVRDVSFEVDKGEVFVVMGLSGSGKSTLVRCLTRLIEPTSGTLAIDGEDVLAMDKTRLRELRRHRAAMVFQHFGLLPHRSVLDNVAYGLEIQGVGKAERRAKALEVVKKVGLEGLEQRKPGQLSGGQQQRVGLARALAVDPEVLLFDEPFSALDPLIRRDMQEEVVRLHRDEGRTMVFITHDLSEALKLGDRIALMRDGRVVQIGTPEEIVGSPADDYVRDFVRDVVRADVMSVRSAMRPADDDEENSGAALAPDAKVSEAIEAVARSGFPVRVMDGKRCLGVVDHAGLLAVVAGTAPEKGEVVA; encoded by the coding sequence ATGAGCGAGGCCACCGTGACGACCACGGACCAGGACGAGACGCCCGCGGGCGGGCCCGTCTTCGCCGTCAAGAACCTCTGGAAGGTCTTCGGCCCCAAGGCCGAGCGAATACCGGACGACACCTCACTGCACGGCCTGAGCCCCGCCGAACTGCGTGAGCGGACCGGCTGCACCGCCGCCGTCCGCGATGTGTCCTTCGAGGTCGACAAGGGCGAGGTCTTCGTCGTCATGGGCCTGTCGGGCTCGGGCAAGTCCACCCTCGTACGCTGCCTGACCCGGCTCATCGAGCCGACCTCCGGCACCCTCGCCATCGACGGCGAGGACGTCCTCGCCATGGACAAGACCCGCCTGCGCGAACTCCGCCGCCACCGTGCCGCCATGGTCTTCCAGCACTTCGGGCTCCTGCCGCACCGCTCGGTCCTCGACAACGTCGCGTACGGCCTGGAGATCCAGGGCGTCGGCAAGGCCGAGCGCCGCGCCAAGGCCCTCGAAGTCGTCAAGAAGGTCGGCCTCGAAGGGCTCGAACAGCGCAAGCCCGGCCAGCTCTCCGGCGGCCAGCAGCAGCGTGTGGGCCTCGCCCGCGCCCTCGCCGTCGACCCCGAGGTCCTCCTCTTCGACGAGCCGTTCAGCGCCCTCGACCCGCTGATCCGCCGCGACATGCAGGAAGAAGTCGTCCGCCTGCACCGCGACGAGGGCCGCACCATGGTCTTCATCACCCACGACCTCAGCGAGGCCCTCAAGCTCGGCGACCGCATCGCCCTGATGCGCGACGGCCGCGTCGTCCAGATCGGCACCCCCGAGGAGATCGTCGGCTCCCCGGCCGACGACTACGTCCGCGACTTCGTCCGCGACGTCGTCCGCGCCGACGTCATGAGCGTCCGCAGCGCCATGCGTCCCGCCGACGACGACGAGGAGAACAGCGGCGCCGCCCTCGCCCCCGACGCCAAGGTCTCCGAGGCCATCGAGGCCGTCGCCCGCTCCGGCTTCCCGGTGCGCGTCATGGACGGCAAGCGCTGCCTCGGCGTGGTCGACCACGCCGGGCTGCTCGCCGTCGTGGCGGGAACGGCCCCCGAAAAGGGCGAGGTGGTCGCCTGA